From the genome of Nicotiana sylvestris chromosome 2, ASM39365v2, whole genome shotgun sequence, one region includes:
- the LOC104211091 gene encoding T-complex protein 1 subunit zeta 1-like encodes MSVKVLNPNAEVLNKSAALHMNINAAKGLQDVLKTNLGPKGTIKMLVGGAGDIKLTKDGNTLLKEMQIQNPTAIMIARTAVAQDDTSGDGTTSTVLFIGELMKQSERCIDEGMHPRVVVDGFEIAKRATLQFLEKFKTPVVMGNEPDKEILKMVARTTLRTKLYEALADQLTDIVANAVLCIRKPEEAIDLFMVEIMHMRHKFDVDTRLVEGLVLDHGSRHPDMKRRAENCYIMTCNVSLEYEKSEVNAGFFYSNAEQREAMVAAERRSVDERVQKIIDLKNKVCAGNDNNFVIINQKGIDPPSLDILARAGIIALRRAKRRNMERLVLACGGEAVNSVGDLTPDCLGWAGLVYEHVLGEEKYTFVENVKNPHSCTILIKGPNDHTIAQIKDAVRDGLRAVKNTIEDEAVVLGAGTFEVAARQHLINEVKKTVKGRAQLGVEAFANALLVIPKTLAENSGLDTQDVIIALTGEHDKGNVVGLNHHTGEPIDPQMEGIFDNYSVKRQIVNSGPVIASQLLLVDEVIRAGRNMRKPN; translated from the exons ATGTCTGTAAAGGTACTGAATCCAAATGCAGAGGTGCTCAACAAATCTGCGGCGCTTCACATGAACATCAACGCCGCCAAGGGTTTACAGGATGTTCTCAAAACCAATCTTGGCCCTAAAGGCACCATCAAGAT GCTTGTTGGCGGTGCGGGTGACATTAAGCTCACTAAGGATGGTAACACATTGTTGAAAGAGATG CAAATTCAGAACCCAACTGCAATAATGATTGCTAGGACTGCTGTAGCTCAAGATGATACTAGTGGGGATGGTACTACATCTACTGTGCTTTTCATTGGGGAGCTCATGAAACAATCTGAACGATGCATAGATGAAG GGATGCATCCTCGTGTGGTAGTTGATGGTTTTGAAATAGCAAAAAGAGCAACTCTACAATTTCTCGAAAAATTTAAGACTCCTGTAGTGATGGGTAATGAGCCAGATAAAGAGATATTGAAGATGGTTGCAAGAACGACATTGAGAACAAAG TTGTATGAAGCACTGGCTGATCAGCTAACTGACATTGTTGCTAATGCT GTGCTCTGCATTCGCAAGCCTGAAGAAGCTATTGATCTTTTTATGGTTGAGATAATGCACATGCGTCACAAATTTGATGTGGACACTCGTTTG GTTGAGGGTCTTGTACTTGATCATGGTTCAAGACATCCAGACATGAAAAGACGGGCAGAGAACTGTTACATTATGACTTGTAATGTCTCTCTTGAATACGAGAAGAG TGAAGTAAACGCAGGCTTTTTCTACTCAAATGCAGAGCAAAGAGAGGCAATGGTTGCTGCAGAGAGGCGTTCTGTTGATGAGAGGGTGCAAAAGATAATTGACCTAAAGAACAAG GTCTGTGCTGGAAATGACAACAATTTTGTTATCATCAATCAGAAGGGGATTGATCCTCCATCTCTTGACATTCTTGCTCGGGCAGGA ATAATCGCACTTCGAAGGGCAAAGAGGAGAAATATGGAACGTTTGGTTTTGGCTTGTGGTGGGGAGGCAGTTAACTCTGTTGGTGACCTAACTCCTGATTGCCTTGGCTGGGCTGGGCTGGTCTATGAGCATGTTCTTGGTGAAGAGAAGTATACCTTTGTAGAAAATGTCAAAAATCCTCATTCCTGTACTATTCTTATCAAAG GGCCTAATGATCACACAATAGCTCAAATCAAGGATGCAGTTCGTGATGGACTAAGGGCAGTCAAAAATACCATTGAAGATGAAGCAGTTGTACTC GGTGCCGGGACCTTCGAAGTTGCAGCTCGTCAACACCTGATTAACGAAGTGAAAAAGACTGTTAAAGGG CGTGCTCAACTTGGAGTGGAAGCTTTTGCTAATGCCCTCCTTGTGATACCAAAGACACTTGCTGAGAACTCTGGCCTTGATACACAAGATGTGATCATAGCTCTAACG GGAGAGCATGACAAAGGAAATGTTGTCGGACTAAATCATCACACTGGAGAACCTATAGATCCACAAATGGAGGGTATATTTGACAACTATTCCGTGAAGCGTCAGATTGTTAATTCTGG GCCTGTTATAGCATCTCAGTTGTTACTTGTTGATGAAGTAATTCGTGCTGGACGAAACATGAGGAAACCAAATTAG